TGCTTTATGAGAATTTCATTAATATTACCTACTGCACCATGTGTCAGAATTTTATCGGAATATTCTCTCAACCCATGAATCAATCTTTGAGCTTTACCCAAAGAATATGCACCAATAATACTGACTTTGTCTTTTTTTTGATTTTTTATCCACCATTCGTGAATTTCCTGATAGACTTCACTTTGTGGTTTCCATCGGAAGGAAGGAAGGCCAAAGGTAGATTCGGTCACAAAACTATGGCATTTAACAGGTTCGAAGGCTTCTGAAATACCATCATCTTCTGTTTTATAATCTCCGCTGACTACCCACACTTCTCCTTTGTATTCCACCCTTATCTGGGCAGATCCGATGACATGGCCAGCAGGATGGAAAGATACTTTAACTCCATTAATTATAAGTGTTTCTGCATATTCCAATCCTGATATATTTATAAACGAACCCAATCTGTATTTCATCACCGGCACAGAGCTTCGAACTGCAATGTACTGCTCGTGTCCATTTCTCGCATGATCTGAGTGAGCATGTGTAATCAATGCCTTTTTTACTGGTTTCCACGGATCAATGAAAAAGTCCCCGACACTACAATAAATTCCTTTCTCCTTAAAAGACAATAATTCCATCCTAATAATTTATCCTATTGTTTTTGTTTCCTGAATCAACATAATAATGTTTCCTGATTGTCATAAAATAAATTTTAGTGATTTCTAATGTATAAAAATGAATGAATTAAGATACAAACTTATATTTTTGTCTTTCGTTTTATTTAATCAACAATTTTGTTTTATAAAGTTTTATTTTTTTTAATCGGGACAACATTCTTCAATGTTGAAACACTTTTATTTGAAGGTAAATCAGAACCCGATCCTGACTCAAAGAATTTGTTTCATTCAGAAAATGATTTTTATCCTGTCAAAGGTATCACAGTGGTTGCGGCTCCTCGGCCGATAGGAAAGGATGCATTCAGAAGGCTTAAAAATATTCAGACAGAATGGGTTGCTTTTGTCCCTTACGGATTCACCAGACTCAATCAGCCGCAGGTTCGTTATAATATGGATCGGCAATGGTGGGGTGAAAAAATGGACGGTCTTGAAAGTTGTATTAAAGATGCAAAGTCTGTTGGTCTGAAAATAATGATCAAACCACAGGTTTTTATTCCCGGGTCGTGGGTCGGTGATATGGATTTTAAAACGGAATCAGAATGGAAGATGTGGGAAGATCAATATCGCATTTTTATAATGGATTATATCTGTCTGGCTACGCGACACAACGTTGAGATGTTTTGTATTGGGACAGAATTCAATATTGCTATGGAAAAAAGAACATTCTTCTGGAGACAACTTATACGAGATATACGTAAGGAATACAAAGGAAAATTAGTTTATTCAGCCAATTGGGATAATTATGACAAAGTGAAAATATGGGATGAATTGGATTATATCGGTCTCAGTAGTTATTTCCCTTTGACAGATGTTAAAACGCCGGAGGTCAAAGATTTAAAAAACCATTGGAAGCCGGTGGTTAAAAGACTAAGACAGTTTTCTGATAAAAATAAAAAGAAGATTTTATTTACAGAATACGGTTATATGTCTGTTGATGGTTGTGCAAATAAGGCTTGGGAGATAGAAAAAAATAAGAACGCACTTCAGGTCAATCAAAGAGCGCAGGCAAATGCATATGATGCTATGTGGGAAACATTTTCTAAAGAGTCCTGTTGGGCAGGTGGATTTCTGTGGAAATGGTTTCCGGATGGTATGGGTCACGAAGGCTACCCTGAAAAAGACTACACCCCTCAGGATAAAGAAGCTGAGAAAATAATCAACAAATGGTTTAGTCAAAAACAATTTAATAAAATATGATCCTTGTAGCCAATACTCTTAGCCAGCTGAATAAAATGCTGGAACAGTTTAAATCACGAAAAAGGTCAATAGGCTTTGTTCCTACCATGGGTGCTTTGCATGAAGGGCATCTGCGTTTGGTCAGAAAGTGTAAAAAAGAAAATGATATCTGTATTGTATCCATCTTTGTAAACCCAACACAGTTTAACGATCCGAAAGATCTGGAAAAATATCCCAGAGACCTGAATGCGGATATCGCAAAACTCATATCAGCAGGAGCTGACTTGTTGTTTGCCCCGGAAGCAAATGAGATATATCCTAATGGCACGGAAAACGGCCAAAAAATAAATCTGGGCGGCTTGGATAAACAGATGGAGGGCTTATTCCGACCGGGACATTTTGAAGGTGTTGCGCAGGTTGTGAAACGATTGCTGG
The genomic region above belongs to Saprospiraceae bacterium and contains:
- a CDS encoding ligase-associated DNA damage response exonuclease, which translates into the protein MELLSFKEKGIYCSVGDFFIDPWKPVKKALITHAHSDHARNGHEQYIAVRSSVPVMKYRLGSFINISGLEYAETLIINGVKVSFHPAGHVIGSAQIRVEYKGEVWVVSGDYKTEDDGISEAFEPVKCHSFVTESTFGLPSFRWKPQSEVYQEIHEWWIKNQKKDKVSIIGAYSLGKAQRLIHGLREYSDKILTHGAVGNINEILIKQGIDLPETKKADLTSKKDMLKGALIIAPPASLSSSWSKKFGDCEEAVVSGWMAIRGIRRRRSVERGFVLSDHADWDGLNEAIRLSGAENIYVTHGYTEIFSKWLNEGGYNARPVSTMYGENEEEDV